In Aquiflexum balticum DSM 16537, a single genomic region encodes these proteins:
- a CDS encoding REP-associated tyrosine transposase has protein sequence MLKPFQISDQNGIQFLTFTVMDWIDIFTRKEYKLDVVDSLNYCVNNKGLEIYAWCLMSNHLHLLCRAKEPAFLSDIMRDFKSFVAKKILMSLETESIDSRSKWILNQFKFRGNISKRVDTYKFWFDGLHAIGIESPKFFEQKLHYIHQNPVRAMIVEEEHHYLFSSARDYAGIKGLVKVEVY, from the coding sequence ATGCTGAAACCATTTCAAATAAGCGACCAAAACGGTATTCAATTTTTGACATTCACCGTCATGGATTGGATAGATATTTTTACTAGAAAAGAGTATAAACTTGATGTTGTTGACAGTTTGAATTATTGTGTCAACAATAAAGGTCTCGAAATTTATGCTTGGTGCCTGATGTCAAATCATCTTCATTTGTTATGCCGTGCCAAAGAGCCAGCATTTTTGAGTGATATTATGAGAGATTTTAAAAGCTTTGTTGCCAAAAAAATACTTATGAGCCTTGAAACCGAGTCAATTGATTCAAGGTCTAAATGGATACTCAATCAGTTTAAATTTCGGGGAAATATTTCCAAAAGAGTTGATACCTACAAATTTTGGTTTGATGGCTTACACGCAATCGGTATTGAATCCCCAAAGTTTTTTGAACAAAAACTACATTATATCCACCAAAATCCCGTAAGGGCGATGATTGTTGAAGAAGAACATCATTATTTATTCAGCTCGGCAAGGGATTATGCTGGGATAAAAGGATTGGTTAAGGTTGAGGTT
- a CDS encoding lysophospholipid acyltransferase family protein, translating to MKIFLWIYTLYAALLFIVLMLVFGLFIVIPLIVSSRGGKVSFVFIRLWASVWSYLVGIRYRIHGKEYIDPNQPYIYIFNHRSFIDAPVIPIAIRQEVRAIGKKELSKIPVFGFIVSRVAVWVDRKDAASRKASVEKLLKILEKGISIVVAPEGTRNDTSQALLPFQKGAFRIAAETGIRILPMAVIGADRIMKRSSLLMRPGIIHIYFSSPIETTSFSGEEGYSRLAEKCFNRLEAMILTHE from the coding sequence ATGAAAATATTCCTGTGGATTTACACCCTCTACGCAGCTCTTTTATTTATTGTATTAATGCTGGTTTTTGGACTGTTTATCGTAATCCCTCTAATAGTAAGTTCGCGTGGTGGCAAGGTATCTTTTGTTTTTATACGGCTTTGGGCCTCTGTTTGGTCATATTTGGTGGGGATTAGGTATCGAATACATGGCAAGGAATATATAGATCCAAATCAGCCCTACATCTACATTTTCAATCATCGCTCATTTATTGATGCGCCTGTCATTCCCATTGCCATTCGCCAAGAAGTCCGGGCTATAGGCAAAAAAGAACTTTCCAAAATCCCTGTTTTTGGATTTATAGTGTCCCGGGTTGCTGTTTGGGTGGATAGAAAAGATGCGGCATCAAGAAAGGCATCCGTCGAGAAATTATTGAAAATATTGGAAAAAGGAATTTCTATAGTGGTCGCACCTGAAGGCACAAGGAACGATACCAGTCAGGCATTATTACCTTTTCAAAAAGGCGCATTTAGGATTGCAGCGGAAACAGGTATCCGGATTTTGCCAATGGCTGTGATCGGTGCGGACAGGATAATGAAGAGAAGTTCTTTATTAATGAGACCAGGAATAATCCATATTTATTTTTCCTCACCCATTGAAACAACCTCTTTCTCAGGAGAGGAAGGATACAGTAGATTAGCTGAAAAATGCTTCAATAGATTGGAAGCAATGATTTTGACGCATGAATAG
- the rpsA gene encoding 30S ribosomal protein S1 — translation MSNQKEFNWDNFSTKGFGEGYSKDQRAEMEAMYAGTLNEITEKEVIKGTVVGINDKDVIINIGFKSDGLVPVSEFRDLPNLKIGDEVELFIEEQENSLGQLVLSRKKARMVRAWSDIEDALANDSVIEGLVKRRTKGGLIVDIYGVEAFLPGSQIDVKPIRDFDIYVGKKMEVKVVKINHTNDNVVVSHKVLIEKDLEKQKAEILNNLEKGQVLEGVIKNMTNFGVFIDLGGVDGLLHITDISWGRINHPEEVLNLDDKVQVVVLDFDDDKKRISLGMKQLTSHPWDALSADLEIGSKVKGKIVNVADYGAFLELAPGVEGLIHVSEMSWSQHLRNPADFVKVGDEIEAVVLTLDKDERKMSLGIKQLTEDPWTKGDMSTKYGVGTKHKGVVRNLTNFGLFLELEEGIDGLVHVSDLSWTKKIKHPAEFVKVGDELDVAVLELDVDNRRLALGHKQLEENPWDTFETVFPVGSDHKCTVVSKNDKGAVLELPYGLEGFATSKNLEKADGSSVEVGEALDFRVTEFSKDDKRIVLSHTATFKEEAKPAAAPKKAAKKPSAPAPEATADKSTLGDIDALAELKEKMEGGKK, via the coding sequence ATGTCTAATCAAAAAGAGTTTAACTGGGACAATTTCTCCACCAAAGGTTTTGGCGAAGGCTATTCCAAAGATCAGCGTGCTGAAATGGAAGCCATGTATGCCGGCACTTTGAATGAAATCACCGAAAAAGAAGTCATCAAAGGTACTGTAGTAGGTATCAATGATAAAGACGTAATCATCAATATCGGTTTCAAATCCGATGGTTTGGTACCTGTATCCGAATTCCGTGATCTTCCCAACCTAAAAATCGGTGACGAAGTGGAATTGTTCATCGAAGAGCAGGAGAATTCATTGGGTCAATTGGTGCTTTCCAGAAAGAAAGCCAGAATGGTCCGTGCATGGAGCGATATTGAAGATGCTTTGGCTAACGATAGCGTTATCGAAGGTCTTGTAAAAAGAAGGACCAAAGGTGGTCTGATCGTAGATATCTACGGTGTTGAAGCCTTCTTGCCAGGTTCCCAGATTGATGTGAAGCCTATCAGGGATTTTGATATCTATGTAGGTAAGAAAATGGAAGTGAAAGTGGTTAAAATCAACCACACCAATGATAACGTAGTTGTTTCTCACAAAGTCTTGATCGAAAAAGATCTTGAGAAACAAAAAGCTGAAATATTGAACAACCTTGAGAAAGGTCAGGTATTGGAAGGTGTGATCAAAAACATGACCAACTTCGGTGTATTCATCGATTTGGGTGGTGTAGACGGTTTGCTACACATTACTGATATCTCTTGGGGAAGAATCAACCATCCTGAAGAAGTGCTTAACCTTGACGACAAAGTTCAGGTGGTGGTACTTGATTTCGATGATGACAAGAAGAGAATTTCTTTGGGTATGAAGCAGTTGACTTCTCATCCTTGGGATGCGCTTTCTGCTGATCTTGAGATTGGATCCAAAGTCAAAGGCAAGATTGTAAATGTAGCCGATTACGGTGCATTCCTTGAATTGGCTCCTGGTGTTGAAGGCCTGATCCACGTTTCTGAAATGAGCTGGTCTCAGCATTTGAGAAATCCTGCTGACTTCGTGAAAGTTGGTGATGAGATCGAAGCTGTTGTATTGACTTTGGACAAAGACGAAAGAAAAATGTCTTTGGGCATCAAGCAATTGACTGAAGATCCTTGGACCAAAGGTGATATGTCTACCAAATATGGTGTCGGCACCAAACACAAAGGTGTAGTTAGAAACCTGACCAACTTTGGCTTGTTCCTTGAATTGGAAGAAGGTATCGACGGTTTGGTTCACGTATCTGACCTTTCCTGGACCAAGAAAATCAAACACCCTGCAGAGTTTGTGAAAGTAGGCGATGAATTGGATGTTGCTGTCTTGGAACTTGATGTGGACAACAGAAGATTGGCCCTTGGTCACAAGCAATTGGAAGAAAACCCATGGGATACTTTCGAAACAGTATTCCCTGTAGGTTCTGACCATAAGTGTACAGTGGTTTCCAAAAACGACAAAGGTGCAGTTCTTGAACTTCCTTACGGATTGGAAGGATTTGCTACTTCCAAGAATTTGGAAAAAGCTGACGGTTCTTCTGTAGAAGTTGGTGAGGCTTTGGATTTCAGGGTAACTGAATTCTCCAAAGATGACAAGAGAATTGTTCTTTCCCATACGGCTACTTTTAAAGAAGAGGCCAAACCAGCCGCAGCACCTAAGAAAGCTGCGAAAAAACCATCTGCCCCGGCACCAGAAGCTACTGCTGATAAATCCACTTTGGGTGATATCGATGCTTTGGCTGAGTTGAAGGAAAAGATGGAAGGCGGGAAGAAGTAA
- a CDS encoding xanthine dehydrogenase family protein molybdopterin-binding subunit, with translation MEQTTNSRRTFLKTSGQLLIGFNLFPLAFCQSKETENSVMKNYSGIPERPHIDSNLIDSWIRLDTDGHVTILTGKQELGQGIRTALMQIAADELDVDLGICHIINGDTGQTANEGYTAGSNSIEGSGKAIRQAAAEARLVLLKLASEKWGTDISKLQVKNGVIQGGPDQEISYWELLEGKYLEEKITGEAPIKDHKDHVHIGKAVPREDIRSLVRGEPHFVHDLRLPDMVHARVLHPPVYNAKLVSIDLDKIKDQEGILKIIEDGSFVAVIAKREFQAVKAWQQLKESTKWESPKLGPLLESLFENMKANANPPQMVEDSPGISGKINSSSKKIKAEYQRPYHMHASTGPSCAVAKWDDDYLTVWSPTQGVYPLQNSLADLFGLEKEKIRCIGMPGSGCYGHNGADDVSAEAALIAKHYPGKPVRLQWMREDEHQWEPYGSAMVIQLEAGMDENGKILAWDTHIWSDTHSTRPNGKAGHYVSARHLKDPFEFQKGGFSGGSYRNATPLYNIPDKRLQLYNYDGPLRTSALRGLGAYGNIFALESFMDELASEAGMDPIAFRIKNLKDDRAIAVLETLASKTGWDSKGKNPGNGYGVAFSKYKNSASFFAVLAEVEINKAERSFKLTKMTGVIDSGQCINPDGLKNQTEGGMVQSASWTLMESVQYDENGILSKDWNSYPIMRFKDVPEIEVHIINRPELPPMGAGEAAQGPVAAAIANAVFEGIGSRVRTLPITSDKIDWSKTN, from the coding sequence ATGGAACAGACCACAAACTCCAGAAGAACATTTCTCAAAACGTCCGGTCAGTTGCTGATTGGATTCAATCTTTTTCCTTTGGCCTTTTGCCAATCCAAGGAAACAGAAAATTCCGTGATGAAAAATTATAGCGGTATTCCTGAAAGACCCCATATTGACAGCAACCTGATCGATTCCTGGATAAGATTAGATACGGATGGACATGTGACTATTCTAACTGGCAAACAGGAATTGGGTCAGGGGATAAGGACGGCCTTGATGCAAATTGCCGCTGATGAACTGGATGTTGATCTGGGAATATGTCATATTATCAATGGAGATACAGGTCAGACTGCCAATGAAGGTTATACCGCAGGAAGCAATTCTATAGAGGGCAGCGGCAAAGCCATCCGACAGGCTGCCGCTGAGGCAAGGTTGGTACTATTGAAATTGGCAAGTGAAAAATGGGGGACAGACATTTCAAAGTTACAGGTCAAAAACGGTGTTATTCAAGGTGGTCCTGATCAAGAAATATCCTATTGGGAGTTGTTGGAGGGAAAGTATCTGGAAGAAAAAATAACCGGGGAAGCACCCATAAAAGATCATAAAGACCATGTTCATATAGGAAAAGCAGTTCCCAGAGAAGATATCAGGTCATTAGTACGAGGAGAACCACACTTTGTCCACGACCTGAGATTGCCTGACATGGTTCATGCCCGTGTTCTTCACCCTCCTGTCTACAATGCAAAGCTAGTGTCTATTGACCTTGACAAAATAAAAGACCAAGAAGGGATTTTGAAAATAATTGAAGATGGGAGTTTTGTAGCGGTTATAGCAAAAAGAGAATTTCAGGCAGTCAAAGCATGGCAACAGCTCAAGGAAAGCACTAAGTGGGAAAGCCCGAAATTGGGACCATTGTTGGAATCACTTTTTGAGAATATGAAAGCAAATGCCAATCCACCCCAGATGGTAGAGGACAGCCCTGGCATTTCAGGTAAGATCAATTCCTCTTCGAAAAAAATAAAAGCTGAGTATCAAAGGCCTTACCACATGCATGCTTCCACTGGTCCCTCCTGCGCAGTGGCAAAATGGGATGATGATTACTTGACTGTTTGGTCCCCAACACAAGGAGTTTATCCCCTCCAAAATTCCCTAGCTGATCTTTTTGGGTTGGAAAAAGAAAAAATCAGATGTATTGGTATGCCTGGTTCAGGTTGCTACGGACATAACGGTGCAGATGATGTTTCTGCAGAAGCAGCACTGATTGCTAAACATTATCCTGGTAAACCTGTACGCCTGCAATGGATGCGGGAGGATGAACACCAATGGGAACCTTATGGTTCTGCCATGGTTATTCAGTTGGAAGCTGGTATGGATGAAAATGGAAAGATTCTGGCTTGGGACACCCATATCTGGTCAGATACCCACAGCACCCGACCCAATGGCAAGGCAGGTCATTATGTTTCTGCCAGGCATTTAAAAGATCCTTTTGAATTTCAAAAAGGAGGCTTTTCGGGAGGTTCATACCGTAATGCCACACCTTTATATAATATCCCTGATAAAAGATTACAGTTGTACAATTATGATGGGCCATTGCGGACTTCTGCTTTGAGAGGACTTGGAGCTTATGGGAATATCTTTGCTTTGGAATCCTTTATGGATGAACTGGCATCTGAGGCAGGAATGGATCCTATTGCCTTTAGGATCAAAAACCTGAAAGATGATCGGGCTATTGCTGTCCTTGAAACTTTAGCTTCCAAAACAGGATGGGATTCCAAAGGGAAAAACCCAGGAAATGGTTATGGTGTTGCTTTTTCCAAATACAAAAATTCAGCCTCCTTTTTTGCGGTTTTGGCTGAGGTGGAAATCAACAAAGCTGAAAGATCATTTAAACTGACCAAAATGACCGGAGTGATTGATTCCGGGCAATGCATCAATCCTGATGGGTTAAAAAACCAAACCGAAGGCGGCATGGTCCAATCGGCAAGTTGGACTTTAATGGAATCTGTTCAGTATGATGAAAATGGGATTTTGAGCAAGGATTGGAATTCTTATCCCATTATGAGGTTTAAGGATGTGCCGGAAATCGAAGTCCATATCATCAATAGACCTGAACTTCCTCCAATGGGGGCGGGTGAAGCGGCACAAGGGCCAGTGGCTGCGGCGATAGCAAATGCTGTTTTTGAAGGGATAGGATCGAGAGTTCGGACATTGCCGATTACATCAGATAAAATTGATTGGAGTAAGACAAATTGA
- a CDS encoding (2Fe-2S)-binding protein — protein MTVKALFHLNGKNVQVEVYEDEPLLYVLREDFGLNGPKFGCGMHQCGSCMVLVDGEAVPSCMQPCKSFEGKKIETIEGLIKSNGLHPLQESFFEEQAAQCGYCLNGMMIAGLALLRSNPKPSENEIREALQPVICRCGTHTRFISAIKKASEKSSKF, from the coding sequence ATGACTGTTAAAGCCCTATTTCATCTAAATGGCAAGAATGTACAGGTGGAAGTGTATGAAGATGAACCGCTTTTGTATGTACTAAGGGAAGACTTTGGTCTCAACGGACCAAAATTTGGCTGTGGTATGCACCAATGTGGCAGCTGTATGGTATTGGTGGACGGTGAGGCTGTTCCATCATGTATGCAACCATGTAAATCATTTGAAGGTAAAAAAATCGAGACCATTGAAGGTTTAATCAAAAGCAATGGTCTCCATCCTTTGCAGGAGTCATTTTTTGAAGAACAGGCAGCACAATGCGGGTATTGCCTGAACGGCATGATGATAGCCGGATTGGCTTTGTTGAGGTCCAATCCAAAACCAAGCGAAAATGAAATAAGAGAAGCCTTACAGCCAGTTATCTGCCGTTGTGGGACACATACCCGATTCATTTCTGCTATCAAAAAGGCATCCGAAAAATCCTCAAAATTTTAA
- a CDS encoding c-type cytochrome, with translation MTIKRSLLSVPLRLSTWLLVFLLSMGTQAFAVNPDVSDSEEAIAAGKSIFNANCRTCHRLDQKNIGPALRGVSDRHSIEWNKSFIRNSQALIASGDPEAVAIYNEFNQLAMPSHEFLSDEDVMNLLSYIEYGDKADPAAAAATGGEGGQVGVDGGIPSEYLTIILSVLVVVLLLILVVLGLIISILTKYLSNQNLDEVDAEYVNQKFDFKKILRSDAFVIIITTLVVAFVAKSGIDQLYTIGVQQGYAPAQPIAFSHQLHAGQYEMECQYCHTGVEIGKSANIPSANICMNCHAHIQNVGGKEGISPEIQKIYNAVDNNQPIEWVRIHNLPDLAYFNHSQHVAVGGLECQTCHGPIEEMEVVYQHSSLTMGWCIDCHRQTEIKSQGNEYYDKLVQLHSESKNALKVKDIGGLECAKCHY, from the coding sequence ATGACGATCAAGCGCTCATTATTAAGTGTTCCCTTAAGGTTAAGCACATGGTTACTGGTGTTTCTCCTTTCCATGGGTACACAGGCCTTTGCGGTCAATCCCGATGTTTCTGATAGTGAAGAGGCGATTGCAGCTGGTAAATCTATTTTCAATGCCAATTGTAGAACCTGTCACAGATTAGACCAAAAGAATATTGGTCCAGCTTTAAGGGGAGTTTCAGACCGTCACTCCATTGAATGGAACAAAAGTTTCATCAGAAATTCCCAGGCATTGATCGCATCCGGCGATCCTGAAGCCGTGGCTATTTACAATGAATTCAATCAGTTGGCTATGCCGTCCCATGAATTCTTGTCTGATGAAGATGTGATGAATCTATTATCATACATTGAATATGGTGATAAAGCAGATCCTGCTGCTGCTGCAGCTACAGGAGGAGAAGGAGGGCAAGTAGGAGTCGATGGCGGTATTCCAAGTGAGTATCTTACCATTATTTTGTCAGTTTTGGTGGTTGTATTGCTATTGATACTTGTAGTATTGGGTTTAATAATTTCCATACTTACAAAGTATCTTTCAAATCAGAATTTGGATGAGGTTGATGCTGAATATGTCAACCAAAAATTTGATTTCAAAAAAATATTGAGATCCGATGCATTTGTGATCATCATTACCACCCTTGTAGTGGCATTTGTTGCCAAATCAGGGATTGATCAATTATATACCATTGGAGTTCAGCAAGGGTATGCGCCTGCACAACCCATAGCTTTTTCACATCAACTTCATGCAGGTCAATATGAAATGGAATGCCAATATTGCCACACCGGGGTAGAAATTGGTAAATCTGCCAATATTCCATCTGCCAATATTTGTATGAACTGTCATGCACATATTCAGAATGTTGGAGGAAAAGAAGGAATTTCCCCCGAAATCCAGAAGATCTATAATGCAGTTGATAACAATCAACCTATTGAATGGGTCAGAATTCACAATCTTCCTGATTTAGCTTATTTCAATCACTCCCAACATGTCGCAGTTGGCGGCTTGGAATGTCAAACCTGTCATGGTCCCATTGAAGAAATGGAAGTGGTCTATCAGCACAGTTCACTGACAATGGGATGGTGTATAGACTGTCACAGACAGACCGAAATCAAATCGCAGGGTAATGAATATTATGATAAATTGGTTCAGCTTCATTCTGAGTCAAAAAATGCTTTGAAAGTCAAAGACATTGGCGGTTTAGAATGCGCGAAGTGCCATTATTAA